A genome region from Camelina sativa cultivar DH55 chromosome 10, Cs, whole genome shotgun sequence includes the following:
- the LOC104719806 gene encoding zinc finger protein CONSTANS-LIKE 1-like, with protein sequence MAASSDLYIFDGSSSSSSSIFRNSSPEMFSSDTTTTTTDLFCNNELYSVDESLSIFDHFTPQNILSSSPPSDLLGTLSLSQQIPTGMYPNFSDFQISDAVKTENFFDQTSSMARSYSAIENAGRYMQRSFSSNSVEGKPNQLPFNIPVMDSSNLHYNTLSSPENAFFSGQMRRVYSTGDLQNNFEMQRSSENSTEHNNFKVGRYSAEERKEKISKYRAKRNQRNFTKTIKYACRKTLADSRPRIRGRFARNDEVVEIPNIEDDDSDLWKLDGLHEKDQEASITMSSFMVQQPLLQYSASSTFFW encoded by the exons atggctgCTTCTTCAgatctttatatatttgatggctcatcttcatcttcttcttcaatattccGAAACTCAAGTCCAGAAATGTTTTCTTcagacacaacaacaacaactacagaCCTGTTCTGTAACAACGAGCTCTACTCTGTTGACGAATCACTCAGCATTTTTGACCATTTCACCCCACAAAACATCCTCTCTTCATCTCCTCCAAGTGATCTTCTCGGAACATTAAGCCTCTCTCAGCAAATTCCCACCGGAATGTATCCAAACTTCTCAGATTTCCAAATCTCGGACGCCGTCAAAACAGAGAACTTCTTCGATCAGACCTCGTCAATGGCACGAAGCTACAGTGCAATAGAGAATGCAGGGAGATATATGCAGAGAAGCTTTAGCAGCAACTCGGTCGAAGGGAAACCAAATCAGCTTCCGTTCAATATTCCGGTGATGGATTCTTCAAATCTTCATTATAATACCTTGAGCTCGCCGGAAAATGCCTTCTTTTCTGGTCAGATGCGACGAGTCTACAGCACAGGAGATTTACAG AACAATTTCGAAATGCAGAGATCGTCGGAGAACTCGACGGAACATAATAACTTCAAGGTAGGGCGTTATAGTGCAGAAGAACGTAAAGAGAAAATATCAAAGTATAGAGCTAAACGAAACCAGAGAAACTTTACCAAAACTATTAAG tATGCATGCCGGAAAACGTTGGCGGACAGTAGACCTAGAATACGTGGTAGATTCGCACGCAATGACGAAGTTGTAGAAATCCCCAACATTGAAGACGATGACTCCGACCTTTGG AAATTGGATGGGCTGCATGAGAAAGATCAGGAAGCTTCTATTACTATGAGTAGCTTTATGGTGCAACAGCCTCTTTTGCAATACTCAGCTTCTTCTACCTTTTTCTGGTGA
- the LOC104720679 gene encoding protein transport protein Sec31A-like, with translation MGRSQDKLDKMQLRQNYRNLWHSDLMSTVTADTPYCCFSCLCGPCVSYLLRKRALYNDMSRYTCCGGYIPCSGKCGERKCPQFCLATEVCLCFGNSVASTRFMLQDEFNIHTTKCDNCIIGFMFCLNQIACIFSLVACIVGSDELSEASQLLSCLADMVYCTVCACMQTQQKIEMDKRDGLISSQPMSVPPAQQMSRIDQPVPPYAGYPPATGYPQHYYPQPGHGYPPAPGYPPPGPGYPPPGHGYPPAPGYPPPGPGYPPAPGYPPAPGYPSKQEP, from the exons atggGGAGGTCGCAGGATAAGCTTGATAAGATGCAACTCCGGCAAAATTACCGGAATTTATGGCACTCCGATCTAATGAGCACCGTCACGGCCGATACTCCAT ATTGTTGTTTCTCGTGTTTATG TGGACCTTGCGTTTCATACTTACTTCGGAAAAGAGCACTCTATAATGACATGTCAAG gTATACTTGTTGTGGTGGTTACATACCTTGTAGTGGTAAGTGCGGAGAACGCAAATGCCCTCAATTTTGTCTTGCCACTGAG GTGTGTCTCTGTTTTGGAAACTCTGTGGCATCTACTCGTTTTATGCTGCAAGATGAATTCAATATCCATACAACAAAATGCGACAATTGCATAATT GGATTTATGTTCTGCCTCAACCAAATCGCTTGCATTTTCTCTCTTGTCGCGTGCATTGTTGGGAGTGATGAACTCTCTGAAGCTTCTCAGCTTCTTTCTTGCTTGGCGGATATGGTTTATTGCAC GGTGTGTGCGTGTATGCAG ACACAACAGAAGATTGAGATGGACAAACGAGATGGTTTGATTAGTTCTCAACCAATGTCAGTGCCACCTGCACAGCAAATGTCTCGCATTGATCAACCAGTTCCTCCCTATGCCGGTTACCCTCCAGCCACTGGTTATCCCCAGCATTATTATCCACAGCCTGGCCATGGTTACCCTCCTGCTCCAGGCTATCCACCTCCTGGACCGGGCTATCCACCTCCTGGTCATGGTTACCCTCCTGCTCCAGGCTATCCACCTCCTGGACCAGGCTATCCACCAGCACCGGGATATCCGCCAGCACCGGGATATCCCTCAAAGCAGGAACCATAA
- the LOC104719807 gene encoding annexin A7-like, which produces MDKRDGLISSQPMSVPPAQQMSRIDQPVPPYAGYPPATGYPQHYYPQPGHGYPPAPGYPPPGPGYPPPGHGYPPAPGYPPPGPGYPPAPGYPPAPGYPSKQEP; this is translated from the coding sequence ATGGACAAACGAGATGGTTTGATTAGTTCTCAACCAATGTCAGTGCCACCTGCACAGCAAATGTCTCGCATTGATCAACCAGTTCCTCCCTATGCCGGTTACCCTCCAGCCACTGGTTATCCCCAGCATTATTATCCACAGCCTGGCCATGGTTACCCTCCTGCTCCAGGCTATCCACCTCCTGGACCGGGCTATCCACCTCCTGGTCATGGTTACCCTCCTGCTCCAGGCTATCCACCTCCTGGACCAGGCTATCCACCAGCACCGGGATATCCGCCAGCACCGGGATATCCCTCAAAGCAGGAACCTTAA